A stretch of the bacterium genome encodes the following:
- a CDS encoding cysteine desulfurase, whose product MKAQVQVTAKKDLFKYRKDFPILGRKVHGKDLIYFDNAATSQKPQAVIDAVSNYYKTSNANVHRGVHKLSEEATEAYEQARKKVADFIKGGDSSQIVFTRNATEAINLVAYAWGRDNIEANDEILLTQMEHHSNLVPWQILAKEKGAKLKFIPINEQGELRIKNEELKIYLTPKTKLISLTHVSNVLGTVNPVKDVINEAKNFNPEIKILVDGAQAVPHLPVSVQSLGVDFYAFTGHKMLGPTGIGVLWAKRELLEKMRPFQAGGEMILDVGWEESSYNYIPWKFEAGTPNIAGAVGLGAAVDYLSKVGMKNIREHEKDLTEYALRKLESVANLEIYGPRKLDRKTGVISFNIVKEGKVNPSLRSATVFPDGKVVIHPHDLASILDAHGIAVRSGHHCAAPLMKVLGIPAAARISFHLYNTKEEIDQLVPALEKAKQIFKIN is encoded by the coding sequence GTGAAAGCTCAAGTCCAAGTTACAGCAAAAAAAGACCTCTTTAAATACCGGAAAGATTTTCCAATTCTAGGCCGTAAAGTACATGGTAAAGACCTGATTTATTTCGACAACGCTGCGACCAGTCAAAAACCCCAAGCCGTTATTGATGCGGTTTCCAACTACTACAAAACCAGCAACGCCAATGTTCACCGCGGTGTGCACAAACTTTCTGAAGAAGCGACTGAAGCTTATGAGCAGGCTAGAAAGAAGGTAGCTGACTTTATCAAGGGAGGAGATTCTTCCCAAATCGTTTTCACCCGCAACGCGACCGAAGCAATTAATCTGGTAGCTTACGCTTGGGGGAGAGACAATATTGAAGCTAACGACGAAATCTTACTCACTCAAATGGAGCACCACTCAAACCTAGTTCCCTGGCAAATTCTAGCTAAAGAAAAAGGGGCAAAGCTGAAATTCATCCCGATCAACGAGCAGGGTGAATTAAGAATTAAGAATGAAGAATTAAAAATTTACTTGACGCCAAAGACAAAATTAATCTCTTTAACTCATGTTTCCAACGTCCTCGGTACCGTCAACCCTGTGAAGGACGTGATTAACGAAGCTAAAAACTTTAATCCTGAGATTAAAATTCTAGTCGATGGAGCTCAGGCAGTACCACATCTTCCAGTCTCGGTGCAGAGCCTAGGAGTCGATTTTTACGCTTTCACTGGCCACAAAATGCTTGGTCCAACCGGAATTGGGGTGCTCTGGGCAAAAAGGGAACTACTTGAAAAAATGAGACCGTTTCAGGCTGGTGGGGAGATGATTCTTGACGTTGGTTGGGAAGAGTCCAGCTACAATTACATTCCCTGGAAGTTTGAGGCGGGCACCCCCAATATTGCTGGGGCGGTTGGTCTGGGAGCTGCCGTAGACTATTTAAGCAAAGTTGGTATGAAAAATATCCGAGAACACGAAAAGGACCTAACTGAGTATGCTTTAAGAAAACTTGAATCTGTTGCCAATCTAGAAATTTATGGACCGAGAAAGCTTGATCGCAAAACGGGAGTCATCTCTTTCAACATTGTTAAAGAGGGTAAGGTAAACCCCTCACTTCGTTCAGCGACCGTATTTCCTGACGGAAAAGTGGTCATTCATCCCCATGATTTAGCTTCGATACTCGACGCTCATGGCATTGCTGTGCGCAGCGGGCACCACTGCGCAGCACCCTTGATGAAAGTTTTGGGCATTCCAGCTGCGGCCAGAATCAGCTTTCATCTTTACAACACCAAAGAAGAAATTGACCAACTTGTGCCCGCACTTGAGAAAGCGAAGCAAATTTTTAAGATTAATTAA
- a CDS encoding iron-sulfur cluster assembly scaffold protein has product MEDQLYREVILERFSNPVNQGMLEKPDLEAVLLNPLCGDEVRLQVKLNGTKVSQARFSGNGCAISQVSASLLAEYLEGKNLSAAKKITPDKLLSLLEIKPSPARLSCALLSLETLKKALQPS; this is encoded by the coding sequence ATGGAAGACCAACTCTACCGAGAAGTTATACTCGAACGTTTTTCCAATCCAGTCAATCAAGGGATGCTTGAAAAGCCGGACTTGGAGGCTGTTTTGCTCAACCCACTCTGTGGTGATGAAGTGCGTTTGCAAGTTAAGCTAAACGGAACCAAGGTAAGTCAAGCCCGCTTTTCGGGAAACGGTTGCGCCATCTCCCAGGTTTCAGCCTCACTTCTAGCAGAGTATTTGGAAGGTAAAAATTTAAGCGCAGCAAAAAAGATAACCCCAGACAAACTTCTTTCTCTGCTCGAGATCAAACCCAGCCCCGCTCGTTTGAGTTGCGCTTTGCTTTCTCTGGAAACCCTAAAGAAAGCCCTGCAACCTAGTTAA
- a CDS encoding NADPH-dependent FMN reductase yields the protein MKIIGFAGSLRSASYNKMALKLVLEKAEEDGAETEFIDLKPLNIPLYDGDLEKEIQLPDGIKLLREKIEAADGLIIATPEYNHSLPGVLKNTLDWISRTKYFPDILTGKKVALFGASDGNFATVRAQIAFFPIANTLGLNLMPSKTYVGNVEEVFDENGKCLDAKVEERLAKFAQNFVKFIQN from the coding sequence ATTTGCCGGGAGTCTACGCTCCGCTTCTTACAATAAAATGGCACTTAAACTTGTTCTGGAAAAGGCGGAAGAAGACGGAGCTGAGACCGAGTTTATTGATCTGAAGCCGCTTAACATTCCTCTTTATGATGGTGATTTGGAAAAGGAAATTCAACTTCCTGACGGAATCAAATTGCTGCGAGAGAAAATCGAAGCTGCGGACGGGTTGATTATCGCAACTCCGGAGTACAATCACTCTCTTCCTGGTGTGCTTAAGAATACCCTTGATTGGATCTCCCGAACAAAATATTTTCCTGATATTTTAACTGGAAAAAAGGTCGCCCTCTTTGGGGCTTCCGATGGGAACTTTGCCACCGTGAGAGCGCAAATTGCCTTTTTTCCAATTGCCAATACCCTTGGCCTCAACTTGATGCCCTCAAAAACTTATGTGGGCAACGTTGAAGAAGTTTTTGATGAAAACGGAAAGTGTCTTGATGCAAAAGTGGAAGAAAGACTCGCCAAATTCGCGCAAAACTTCGTCAAATTTATCCAAAATTAA